From a single Vibrio toranzoniae genomic region:
- a CDS encoding DUF1499 domain-containing protein → MKKTALLFLSLLTLTACSQGITDMEDRTSSPCGDKPNCVSTQDDREQHALAAFELSDSANLDAIEQVTLTLPGAKTANKTENYLRIECTSRIMRFVDDLELKVTGGKLIVRSESRTGYSDFGVNRKRAEQLRTSLKSEGLIK, encoded by the coding sequence ATGAAAAAAACAGCTCTCCTTTTTCTCTCTCTTTTGACTTTAACCGCTTGCAGCCAAGGTATCACGGACATGGAAGACAGAACTTCATCACCTTGTGGCGACAAACCAAACTGTGTATCGACCCAAGATGATCGTGAGCAGCATGCATTGGCCGCATTTGAATTATCAGATTCAGCAAACCTCGATGCTATTGAACAGGTTACGTTAACCTTACCGGGCGCGAAAACAGCCAACAAAACCGAAAATTACCTACGTATTGAATGCACTTCTCGCATCATGCGCTTTGTCGATGACTTAGAACTTAAGGTTACTGGTGGTAAGCTGATCGTACGTTCAGAGTCTCGTACTGGCTACTCTGACTTTGGGGTGAACCGAAAGCGTGCTGAACAACTTCGCACAAGCCTAAAAAGTGAAGGCCTAATCAAATAG